From one Formosa sediminum genomic stretch:
- a CDS encoding ATP-dependent Clp protease adaptor ClpS — protein sequence MSTKEEVLEEVLVETDTQKENENEIVLYNDEVNTFDHVIDTLIAACEHTPEQAEQCSIIVHYKGKCTVKTGPYKDLEPRCTKLLDAGLSAEIV from the coding sequence ATGAGCACTAAGGAAGAAGTATTAGAAGAGGTTCTCGTTGAAACCGACACACAAAAAGAGAATGAAAATGAAATTGTACTCTATAATGACGAGGTAAACACTTTCGATCATGTTATAGATACACTTATAGCGGCTTGCGAGCATACACCAGAACAGGCAGAACAGTGTTCTATAATAGTACACTATAAAGGGAAATGCACAGTTAAAACAGGCCCATATAAAGATTTAGAACCTCGTTGCACAAAATTACTTGACGCAGGATTAAGCGCAGAGATTGTATAA
- a CDS encoding aldo/keto reductase, which translates to MKEITLIDGNNIPIIGFGTYKSTNQEGIQSVKEALAKGYRLIDTAAKYGNEEEVGKGICESEVDRKEIIVTTKLWRENLGYKETLQAFNNSLKKLGLDYIDMYLIHWPANAKNYSNWQKTNADSWRAMEELKADGKIKTIGVSNFWQEHLEALFHTANVIPAINQIEFHPGYWQPQLSEFCKTNGITVESWSPLARGKVFENPVLQAIAKQHNKSVSQICLRWIIQHDTIVIPKSSTPQRIKENFEIFDFKLSEQDMKQIDELPEMGFSGELPNMWPDIVKV; encoded by the coding sequence ATGAAAGAAATAACACTCATTGACGGGAACAACATACCAATTATAGGTTTTGGCACATATAAATCTACTAATCAAGAAGGAATTCAGTCTGTAAAAGAAGCGCTTGCAAAAGGATATAGATTAATTGATACTGCAGCTAAATACGGAAATGAAGAAGAGGTGGGAAAAGGTATATGCGAAAGTGAAGTAGACCGTAAAGAAATTATCGTTACCACTAAATTATGGCGCGAAAATTTAGGCTATAAAGAAACCTTACAAGCATTTAACAACTCGCTAAAAAAATTAGGTTTAGATTATATAGACATGTATTTAATCCATTGGCCAGCTAATGCAAAAAACTATTCAAACTGGCAAAAAACAAATGCCGATAGTTGGAGAGCCATGGAAGAACTAAAAGCCGACGGAAAAATAAAAACAATTGGAGTAAGTAATTTTTGGCAAGAACATCTAGAAGCACTTTTTCATACAGCAAATGTAATCCCTGCCATTAATCAAATTGAATTTCATCCTGGTTACTGGCAACCTCAATTATCTGAGTTTTGTAAAACAAATGGGATTACTGTAGAATCTTGGTCGCCATTGGCTAGAGGAAAAGTTTTTGAGAATCCGGTTTTACAAGCAATAGCTAAACAACATAATAAATCTGTTTCTCAAATATGTTTACGTTGGATCATTCAGCACGACACTATTGTAATTCCTAAATCCAGCACACCTCAAAGAATTAAAGAAAATTTCGAAATTTTCGACTTTAAATTATCTGAACAAGATATGAAACAAATAGACGAATTACCAGAAATGGGATTTAGTGGTGAATTGCCTAATATGTGGCCAGACATAGTAAAAGTTTAA
- a CDS encoding cupin domain-containing protein codes for MKRLSEKYIITKDMEWEQLGGGVSRKFLGYDNQIMMVSVKFEKGALGAPHQHFHTQATYVVSGKFEFEIDGVKQIVEAGDGVYIEPNLLHSAVCLEEGQLIDTFSPVREDFLTGEGPSYFSDKD; via the coding sequence ATGAAAAGATTAAGCGAAAAGTACATCATCACAAAAGATATGGAATGGGAACAACTTGGTGGTGGAGTATCAAGAAAATTCTTAGGCTATGATAATCAGATTATGATGGTAAGCGTGAAATTTGAAAAAGGTGCTTTAGGAGCTCCGCACCAACATTTTCACACTCAGGCAACCTATGTTGTTTCAGGTAAATTTGAGTTTGAAATTGATGGTGTAAAACAAATTGTAGAAGCTGGAGATGGTGTGTATATTGAGCCTAATTTATTACACAGTGCAGTATGTTTAGAAGAAGGACAATTAATTGATACGTTTAGCCCAGTAAGAGAAGATTTCTTAACAGGAGAAGGACCATCTTACTTTTCTGATAAAGACTAA